One window from the genome of Candidatus Didemnitutus sp. encodes:
- the sugE gene encoding quaternary ammonium compound efflux SMR transporter SugE, whose amino-acid sequence MPWLWLIVAGLLEISWAVGLKYTDGFAKLVPSVVTVVLMLASFWYLAQAVKGLPLGTSYAIWTGIGAVGTAIAGIVLFKEPATAARLACMVLIVAGIAGLKFTAR is encoded by the coding sequence ATGCCTTGGCTCTGGCTCATCGTCGCCGGCCTGCTCGAGATTTCGTGGGCGGTCGGTCTGAAATACACGGACGGCTTTGCGAAGCTGGTGCCGAGCGTGGTGACGGTCGTGCTGATGCTGGCGAGCTTCTGGTATCTCGCGCAGGCGGTGAAGGGTCTGCCGCTCGGCACGAGCTACGCGATCTGGACCGGCATCGGCGCGGTGGGCACGGCGATCGCGGGTATCGTGCTGTTCAAGGAGCCGGCGACGGCCGCGCGGCTCGCGTGCATGGTGCTGATCGTGGCGGGCATCGCGGGATTGAAGTTCACGGCGCGCTGA